In the Hippoglossus stenolepis isolate QCI-W04-F060 chromosome 14, HSTE1.2, whole genome shotgun sequence genome, one interval contains:
- the prrg1 gene encoding transmembrane gamma-carboxyglutamic acid protein 1 isoform X1, producing the protein MRISDTEREKSSRNRLAGIMGSVFLPADAAHSVLRRLRRANFMLEEMKQGDIQRECREEICTYEEAREAFENDEKTRRFWEEYVRESSPSGGLETVVGGVHSLYLIVPLMLVVFIIAAVAITVWRCHSRKRSQRSPSLGHSHHDHVLSVVSMDHWGRDYHHGDQSELSIHSSPAYPGSEITSGRGSAGDPPPSYEEAVGHTDVQIETEPPPQYEDIVTNSASSVNGHGK; encoded by the exons ATGCGCATTTcggacacagagagag AAAAATCGTCCCGAAACAGACTCGCAGGAATCATGGGGAGCG TGTTCCTGCCGGCGGACGCAGCCCACTCCGTGCTGCGGCGGCTGCGCAGGGCCAACTTCAtgctggaggagatgaagcaGGGTGACATCCAGAGGGAGTGCCGCGAGGAGATCTGCACCTATGAAGAGGCCCGCGAAGCTTTCGAGAATGACGAGAAGACG AGACGGTTTTGGGAGGAATACGTGCGTGAGAGCAGTCCGTCCGGAGGGCTGGAGACGGTGGTAGGTGGAGTCCACTCTCTCTACTTGATTGTGCCACTGATGCTCGTTGTGTTCATCATCGCTGCCGTCGCCATCACCGTGTGGCGCTGCCACTCCCGCAAGCGCTCGCAGCGCAGCCCCAGCCTGGGACACTCGCACCACGACCACGTCCTGTCAGTGGTCTCGATGGACCATTGGGGGAGGGATTACCACCATGGTGACCAGTCAGAACTCAGTATCCACAGCAGCCCAGCTTATCCGGGCTCAGAGATCACATCAGGGAGAGGAAGCGCCGGAGATCCGCCGCCATCGTATGAGGAGGCTGTGGGCCACACAGACGTCCAGATAGAGACGGAGCCACCTCCACAGTACGAGGATATCGTCACCAACAGCGCTTCTAGTGTCAACGGCCATGGGAAGTAG
- the prrg1 gene encoding transmembrane gamma-carboxyglutamic acid protein 1 isoform X2 — translation MGSVFLPADAAHSVLRRLRRANFMLEEMKQGDIQRECREEICTYEEAREAFENDEKTRRFWEEYVRESSPSGGLETVVGGVHSLYLIVPLMLVVFIIAAVAITVWRCHSRKRSQRSPSLGHSHHDHVLSVVSMDHWGRDYHHGDQSELSIHSSPAYPGSEITSGRGSAGDPPPSYEEAVGHTDVQIETEPPPQYEDIVTNSASSVNGHGK, via the exons ATGGGGAGCG TGTTCCTGCCGGCGGACGCAGCCCACTCCGTGCTGCGGCGGCTGCGCAGGGCCAACTTCAtgctggaggagatgaagcaGGGTGACATCCAGAGGGAGTGCCGCGAGGAGATCTGCACCTATGAAGAGGCCCGCGAAGCTTTCGAGAATGACGAGAAGACG AGACGGTTTTGGGAGGAATACGTGCGTGAGAGCAGTCCGTCCGGAGGGCTGGAGACGGTGGTAGGTGGAGTCCACTCTCTCTACTTGATTGTGCCACTGATGCTCGTTGTGTTCATCATCGCTGCCGTCGCCATCACCGTGTGGCGCTGCCACTCCCGCAAGCGCTCGCAGCGCAGCCCCAGCCTGGGACACTCGCACCACGACCACGTCCTGTCAGTGGTCTCGATGGACCATTGGGGGAGGGATTACCACCATGGTGACCAGTCAGAACTCAGTATCCACAGCAGCCCAGCTTATCCGGGCTCAGAGATCACATCAGGGAGAGGAAGCGCCGGAGATCCGCCGCCATCGTATGAGGAGGCTGTGGGCCACACAGACGTCCAGATAGAGACGGAGCCACCTCCACAGTACGAGGATATCGTCACCAACAGCGCTTCTAGTGTCAACGGCCATGGGAAGTAG